In the genome of Haemophilus pittmaniae, one region contains:
- the yihI gene encoding Der GTPase-activating protein YihI: MARQKKTRRITDVMPIRKTDKKPALAPKGKKLTRYELDAKAREEKKKRKHKGLASGSRHSALQNEQGSHIENCQDPRIGSRKKVPLIVEFVNKPEKGQAIPVAPVVKKLDPAVELERLENNEILNELLDALDEGKSISKADQQFVDECLDRIAELMEELGIEDEDESEDDLYRTFETIDINQFR, translated from the coding sequence ATGGCACGTCAAAAGAAAACCCGTCGTATTACCGACGTGATGCCGATTCGTAAGACTGATAAAAAGCCGGCGCTAGCACCCAAAGGGAAAAAATTGACCCGTTATGAATTGGATGCTAAAGCTCGTGAAGAGAAAAAGAAACGTAAACATAAAGGCTTAGCTTCCGGTTCCCGACATAGCGCATTGCAAAATGAACAGGGTTCGCATATCGAAAATTGTCAGGATCCGCGTATTGGCAGCCGCAAAAAAGTCCCTCTAATTGTGGAGTTTGTCAATAAACCGGAAAAAGGCCAAGCGATTCCGGTAGCGCCGGTTGTGAAGAAACTAGATCCTGCCGTGGAGTTGGAACGTCTGGAAAATAATGAAATCCTGAATGAATTACTGGATGCCTTAGATGAAGGTAAATCGATTAGCAAAGCGGATCAGCAATTTGTGGATGAATGCTTAGATCGAATTGCTGAATTGATGGAAGAGCTGGGCATTGAGGACGAAGACGAAAGCGAAGACGATTTATATCGCACCTTTGAGACCATCGACATTAACCAATTCAGATAG
- a CDS encoding DUF2489 domain-containing protein — MLYLLAICGLVIIGLLALYAFRLVQRLNVQNKLIAQAKQERIKRLKESMVIIAKAMQNGDCSLAEGVLRLTMLLVPFGLSLQQYPAMFALYQAVHDMPTHDDYRALAKQQRMKIDLTRESAEAQFAQEIMLELPRFLSEVEKLGEV, encoded by the coding sequence TTGCTTTATTTATTGGCTATTTGTGGCTTAGTTATTATCGGTTTGTTGGCGCTGTATGCTTTTCGTCTTGTGCAGCGCTTGAATGTGCAGAATAAATTGATTGCACAAGCTAAGCAGGAACGTATAAAACGCCTAAAAGAGAGTATGGTAATTATTGCCAAAGCTATGCAAAATGGCGATTGTAGCTTAGCCGAAGGCGTGCTTCGGTTAACGATGTTGCTTGTGCCCTTTGGCCTTTCATTACAACAGTATCCGGCCATGTTTGCGCTTTATCAGGCGGTGCATGATATGCCAACCCACGATGATTATCGTGCTTTAGCGAAACAGCAACGGATGAAAATAGATTTAACACGTGAAAGTGCAGAAGCTCAATTTGCACAGGAAATTATGTTGGAGTTACCCCGCTTTTTAAGCGAGGTCGAAAAACTTGGGGAAGTTTAA